In Acropora muricata isolate sample 2 chromosome 11, ASM3666990v1, whole genome shotgun sequence, one DNA window encodes the following:
- the LOC136890312 gene encoding Golgi SNAP receptor complex member 2-like isoform X2: MYSLICIYAVVEQEIENSLEQASVNCDRLLILVNKEPPQKKQSARIKVDQLTYDLRHLNTGFQNYKHRKIMKEEEEKEREELLNRRFTPNNSGETSIMIDHALQHNTSLQNADRGIGDLLSSGSSILTSLRDQRLTLKGAHKRILDIASTLGLSNTVIRLIDKRATQDKWIVFGGMIITCIIMFLAVKYLT; this comes from the exons ATG TATTCTTTGATTTGTATATATGCAGTTGTTGAGcaagaaatagaaaacagcCTTGAGCAGGCATCTGTGAACTGTGACCGACTATTGATACTTGTTAACAAGGAACCACCGCAGAAAAAACAGAGTGCTCGCAT AAAAGTGGATCAACTTACCTATGATCTAAGACATTTAAATACAGGCTTTCAGAACTACAAGCATCGCAAGATAATGAAG gaagaggaagaaaaagaaagagaagaactTTTAAACAGAAGATTTACCCCAAAT AATAGTGGCGAGACGTCCATAATGATAGACCATGCTCTGCAGCACAACACTTCACTTCAAAATGCAGACCGAGGAATTGGTGATTTACTAAGCAGTGGATCTAGCATTTTGACGAGCCTAAGAGATCAACGTTTAACATTAAAA GGAGCTCATAAAAGAATACTTGATATTGCCAGTACACTTGGTTTGTCTAATACTGTTATAAGGTTAATTGACAAGAGAGCTACACAG GACAAATGGATCGTTTTCGGAGGAATGATTATAACCTGCATTATTATGTTCTTGGCGGTGAAGTACCTCACATGA
- the LOC136890312 gene encoding Golgi SNAP receptor complex member 2-like isoform X1, which translates to MDGLYQETNRLIVGVQGLLSKLSTTHPDSVHVVEQEIENSLEQASVNCDRLLILVNKEPPQKKQSARIKVDQLTYDLRHLNTGFQNYKHRKIMKEEEEKEREELLNRRFTPNNSGETSIMIDHALQHNTSLQNADRGIGDLLSSGSSILTSLRDQRLTLKGAHKRILDIASTLGLSNTVIRLIDKRATQDKWIVFGGMIITCIIMFLAVKYLT; encoded by the exons ATGGACGGTCTGTACCAGGAGACAAATCG ACTCATTGTTGGAGTTCAAGGATTGTTGAGCAAGCTAAGCACCACACATCCAGACTCGGTACATG TTGTTGAGcaagaaatagaaaacagcCTTGAGCAGGCATCTGTGAACTGTGACCGACTATTGATACTTGTTAACAAGGAACCACCGCAGAAAAAACAGAGTGCTCGCAT AAAAGTGGATCAACTTACCTATGATCTAAGACATTTAAATACAGGCTTTCAGAACTACAAGCATCGCAAGATAATGAAG gaagaggaagaaaaagaaagagaagaactTTTAAACAGAAGATTTACCCCAAAT AATAGTGGCGAGACGTCCATAATGATAGACCATGCTCTGCAGCACAACACTTCACTTCAAAATGCAGACCGAGGAATTGGTGATTTACTAAGCAGTGGATCTAGCATTTTGACGAGCCTAAGAGATCAACGTTTAACATTAAAA GGAGCTCATAAAAGAATACTTGATATTGCCAGTACACTTGGTTTGTCTAATACTGTTATAAGGTTAATTGACAAGAGAGCTACACAG GACAAATGGATCGTTTTCGGAGGAATGATTATAACCTGCATTATTATGTTCTTGGCGGTGAAGTACCTCACATGA
- the LOC136890309 gene encoding dnaJ homolog subfamily C member 22-like: MKKNQKSLFLTYVIWLICGWLGLHHFYLGRDIQAFIWWSTIGGFFGLGWFRDLWRIPEYVDDANDQPYFVEEFKRKIRLRKEPSFSVTRFSGQMLVGYFYGILVRLAIPEDAKWLPSILVPLGVSVGVYLVGNIGRERGDFKYPLTGAYISNIILTFLSGEEAGCMYVALIAAISFQYYREFRKDKPKRTLCKRLQYLAVGVIVICCLWSSFLYFNAQVTTEDGETVKLRDAVNHFFQSPVWLEFKEVFWGLYQEGQRNGWDNFYDDFVKALDPRGEKNAYRVLGLTEDATQEEIKRRYKKLAVKWHPDRHTDDKEKAQQKFMEIQEAYEILSNIKTRRAAKNSRTRGEFDHRDHTEF, translated from the coding sequence ATGAAGAAAAACCAAAAGAGTTTATTTTTAACGTATGTAATCTGGTTAATTTGCGGATGGCTTGGTTTGCATCATTTCTACCTCGGTCGAGATATCCAGGCGTTTATCTGGTGGTCCACTATCGGCGGCTTCTTCGGTTTGGGTTGGTTTCGTGATCTTTGGCGAATCCCCGAGTACGTAGATGATGCCAATGATCAGCCGTACTTTGTTGAAGAGTTCAAGAGAAAGATCAGATTGCGTAAAGAGCCCTCGTTTAGTGTCACTAGATTCTCAGGTCAAATGTTAGTTGGCTATTTTTACGGAATTTTAGTCAGACTAGCTATCCCCGAAGACGCGAAATGGCTGCCTTCGATTCTTGTTCCGTTGGGAGTTTCTGTTGGTGTGTATCTTGTAGGAAACATCGGTCGTGAACGAGGTGATTTCAAGTATCCCTTAACAGGAGCGTATATTTCTAATATTATTTTGACTTTCCTATCTGGTGAGGAAGCTGGGTGCATGTACGTTGCTCTTATTGCGGCGATTTCTTTTCAATACTATCGCGAGTTTCGGAAAGATAAGCCAAAACGGACTTTGTGCAAGCGGTTGCAGTATCTCGCTGTTGGAGTTATAGTTATTTGCTGCTTATGGAGCTcgttcctttatttcaatgcacAAGTTACAACAGAGGATGGAGAGACAGTGAAACTACGAGATGCTGTGAATCACTTCTTCCAGTCTCCAGTTTGGCTGGAGTTCAAGGAAGTGTTTTGGGGTTTGTATCAGGAAGGCCAGAGAAACGGCTGGGACAATTTCTATGACGATTTTGTAAAGGCTTTGGATCCAAGAGGAGAGAAAAATGCTTATCGTGTGTTAGGACTTACAGAGGACGCAACTCAAGAGGAAATCAAACGAAGATATAAAAAACTAGCAGTGAAATGGCACCCAGACAGACATACAGACGATAAAGAGAAGGCCCAGCAGAAATTCATGGAAATTCAGGAAGCTTACGAGATACTATCAAATATTAAAACGAGACGAGCAGCCAAAAATTCAAGGACAAGAGGAGAGTTTGATCATCGAGATCACACAGAATTTTAG